A window from Citrus sinensis cultivar Valencia sweet orange chromosome 3, DVS_A1.0, whole genome shotgun sequence encodes these proteins:
- the LOC102630447 gene encoding uncharacterized protein LOC102630447 isoform X2 — MSQGDSKKLEGDAPSASSSSDGRKERIIVPAILAGLVGGVSGLLSKHRKVHGLANISATYATNLSIVTACYCGGQRGALRYSVIFAVVGTTVDYATLRLAPIIRNFRESHKDGDWLKLPEWSPIQVLDEEALAEKKAREQKLYAQTQQALGKLRKEES, encoded by the exons ATGTCTCAAGGCGATTCAAAGAAACTTGAAGGGGACGCCCCATcagcatcatcatcatctgacGGGCGGAAGGAGCGCATCATCGTTCCCGCTATCCTCGCAG GTCTTGTTGGTGGAGTATCTGGGTTGTTATCAAAGCACCGGAAAGTACACGGGCTTGCTAATATTTCAGCTACTTATGCCACTAACTTATCCATTGTCACTGCTTGCTATTGCg GTGGTCAGCGTGGTGCACTGCGTTACTCAGTCATCTTTGCTGTTGTCGGAACAACCGTGGATTATGCTACTCTCAGACTAGCACCGATAATAAGGAACTTCAGAGAATCTCATAAAGATGGTGATTGGTTGAAGTTGCCAGAGTGGTCTCCTATTCAAGTACTTGATGAGGAGGCACTTGCTGAAAAAAAAGCTAGGGAGCAAAAACTGTATGCACAAACACAGCAGGCACTTGGGAaactaagaaaagaagaatCTTGA
- the LOC102630447 gene encoding uncharacterized protein LOC102630447 isoform X1, whose amino-acid sequence MSQGDSKKLEGDAPSASSSSDGRKERIIVPAILAGLVGGVSGLLSKHRKVHGLANISATYATNLSIVTACYCGAREFVRVSRKTGPDDLVNSAIAGFGSGALLGRLQGGQRGALRYSVIFAVVGTTVDYATLRLAPIIRNFRESHKDGDWLKLPEWSPIQVLDEEALAEKKAREQKLYAQTQQALGKLRKEES is encoded by the exons ATGTCTCAAGGCGATTCAAAGAAACTTGAAGGGGACGCCCCATcagcatcatcatcatctgacGGGCGGAAGGAGCGCATCATCGTTCCCGCTATCCTCGCAG GTCTTGTTGGTGGAGTATCTGGGTTGTTATCAAAGCACCGGAAAGTACACGGGCTTGCTAATATTTCAGCTACTTATGCCACTAACTTATCCATTGTCACTGCTTGCTATTGCg GGGCACGTGAATTTGTAAGAGTCAGTCGGAAAACTGGACCTGATGATCTAGTAAATTCTGCAATTGCGGGCTTTGGCAGTGGTGCTCTTCTTGGGCGTCTTCAGG GTGGTCAGCGTGGTGCACTGCGTTACTCAGTCATCTTTGCTGTTGTCGGAACAACCGTGGATTATGCTACTCTCAGACTAGCACCGATAATAAGGAACTTCAGAGAATCTCATAAAGATGGTGATTGGTTGAAGTTGCCAGAGTGGTCTCCTATTCAAGTACTTGATGAGGAGGCACTTGCTGAAAAAAAAGCTAGGGAGCAAAAACTGTATGCACAAACACAGCAGGCACTTGGGAaactaagaaaagaagaatCTTGA